From one Streptomyces sp. R41 genomic stretch:
- the murA gene encoding UDP-N-acetylglucosamine 1-carboxyvinyltransferase, which produces MTVNDDVLLVHGGTPLEGEIRVRGAKNLVPKAMVAALLGSAPSRLRNVPDIRDVRVVRGLLQLHGVTVRPGEEPGELVLDPSHVESANVADIDAHAGSSRIPILFCGPLLHRLGHAFIPGLGGCDIGGRPIDFHFEVLRQFGAKIEKREDGQYLEAPQRLRGTKIRLPYPSVGATEQVLLTAVLAEGVTELANAAVEPEIEDLICVLQKMGAIIAMDTDRTIRITGVDSLGGYTHAALPDRLEAASWASAALATEGNIYVRGAQQRSMMTFLNTYRKVGGAFEIDDEGIRFWHPGSQLKSIALETDVHPGFQTDWQQPLVVALTQATGLSIIHETVYESRLGFTSALNQMGAHIQLYRECLGGSNCRFGQRNFLHSAVVSGPTKLQGADLVIPDLRGGFSYLIAALAAQGTSRVHGIDLINRGYENFMEKLVELGAKVELPGKALG; this is translated from the coding sequence ATGACCGTCAACGACGATGTCCTGCTTGTCCACGGCGGAACCCCGCTTGAGGGCGAGATCCGTGTCCGCGGTGCGAAGAATCTCGTACCCAAGGCCATGGTCGCCGCCCTGCTGGGCAGCGCGCCGAGTCGGCTGCGCAATGTCCCCGACATCCGCGACGTGCGGGTCGTGCGCGGTCTGCTGCAGCTCCATGGTGTGACGGTACGTCCGGGTGAGGAACCGGGCGAGCTGGTGCTCGACCCGTCGCACGTCGAGAGCGCGAACGTCGCCGACATCGATGCCCACGCGGGTTCGTCGCGCATCCCGATCCTGTTCTGCGGTCCGTTGTTGCACCGTTTGGGGCACGCTTTCATCCCGGGGCTCGGTGGCTGTGACATCGGCGGCCGGCCGATCGACTTCCACTTCGAGGTGCTGCGGCAGTTCGGCGCGAAGATCGAGAAGCGGGAGGACGGCCAGTACCTGGAGGCCCCGCAGCGGCTGCGCGGCACCAAGATCCGGCTGCCGTACCCGTCCGTCGGCGCCACCGAGCAGGTGCTGCTGACGGCCGTGCTCGCGGAGGGCGTCACCGAGCTCGCCAACGCCGCCGTGGAGCCCGAGATCGAGGACCTCATCTGCGTTCTGCAGAAGATGGGCGCGATCATCGCCATGGACACCGACCGGACGATCCGCATCACGGGTGTGGACAGCCTCGGCGGTTACACCCACGCGGCCCTCCCGGACCGTCTGGAGGCCGCCTCCTGGGCTTCCGCGGCGCTGGCGACCGAAGGCAACATCTACGTCCGCGGCGCCCAGCAGCGCTCGATGATGACGTTCCTGAACACCTACCGCAAGGTGGGCGGCGCCTTCGAGATCGACGACGAGGGCATCCGCTTCTGGCACCCGGGCAGCCAGCTCAAGTCGATCGCCCTGGAGACGGACGTCCACCCCGGCTTCCAGACCGACTGGCAGCAGCCGCTCGTCGTCGCCCTCACCCAGGCGACCGGCCTCTCGATCATCCACGAGACGGTGTACGAGTCCCGCCTCGGCTTCACCTCCGCGCTCAACCAGATGGGCGCGCACATCCAGCTCTACCGCGAGTGCCTCGGCGGCTCGAACTGCCGCTTCGGCCAGCGCAACTTCCTGCACTCGGCCGTCGTTTCGGGCCCGACGAAGCTCCAGGGCGCCGACCTGGTCATCCCCGACCTGCGCGGCGGCTTCTCGTACCTCATCGCCGCCCTCGCCGCCCAGGGCACCTCCCGGGTCCACGGCATCGACCTCATCAACCGCGGCTACGAGAACTTCATGGAGAAGCTCGTGGAGCTCGGCGCGAAGGTGGAGCTGCCGGGCAAGGCGCTCGGCTGA
- a CDS encoding HU family DNA-binding protein produces MNRSELVAALADRAEVTRKDADAVLAAFAETVGEIVAKGDEKVTIPGFLTFERTHRAARTARNPQTGDPIQIPAGYSVKVSAGSKLKEAAKGK; encoded by the coding sequence ATGAACCGCAGTGAGCTGGTGGCCGCGCTGGCCGACCGCGCCGAGGTGACCCGCAAGGACGCCGACGCCGTTCTGGCCGCGTTCGCCGAGACCGTCGGCGAGATCGTCGCCAAGGGCGATGAGAAGGTCACCATCCCCGGCTTCCTGACCTTCGAGCGCACCCACCGTGCCGCTCGCACCGCGCGCAACCCGCAGACCGGCGACCCGATCCAGATCCCGGCCGGCTACAGCGTGAAGGTCTCCGCGGGCTCCAAGCTCAAGGAAGCCGCCAAGGGCAAGTAA